A genomic window from Companilactobacillus alimentarius DSM 20249 includes:
- a CDS encoding MarR family winged helix-turn-helix transcriptional regulator yields MPNFKDNQPIPLDDHLCFSLYATSRAIQKLYHGGLSECKLTYPQYLVLVALYEHQELTVKKLGALLSLDSGTLTPLLKRLENEGLLTRNRSKSDERVVNVHLTDAGVAKREEANNLPEILVEKSGLSEAEWNQLENLSNKLYENISK; encoded by the coding sequence TTGCCAAATTTTAAAGACAATCAACCAATTCCTTTAGATGATCACTTATGTTTTTCCTTGTATGCCACATCTCGTGCTATTCAAAAGTTATATCATGGTGGATTGAGTGAATGTAAATTAACTTATCCCCAGTATTTAGTGTTAGTTGCGTTATATGAGCATCAAGAGTTGACGGTTAAAAAATTAGGCGCTTTACTATCTCTTGATTCTGGTACTTTGACGCCACTGTTAAAACGGTTAGAAAATGAAGGCTTGTTAACAAGAAATCGTAGTAAAAGTGATGAACGAGTTGTAAATGTTCATTTGACTGACGCCGGAGTAGCAAAAAGGGAGGAAGCAAATAATCTACCAGAAATTTTGGTTGAAAAGAGCGGACTTTCAGAAGCTGAATGGAACCAATTAGAGAATTTGTCAAATAAGTTATATGAGAATATCTCTAAATAA
- a CDS encoding IS3 family transposase: protein MNDPVRNFKGRKKTQIVDQIRVEQESLPKAERYKIGDILKAIGLKKATYHDERKRIKNHVDKYKDIKTEILKITESGKCRGRLTYGYRRVQEGLIKLDIHIADAVARRLMNELNVQVNLYNRHKNGKYSSYKGTVGKVAHNILHQQFNETEPFKVLHTDVTQVRLRDNEWAYVSAITDEASKEVLAFQVSNSPNSKLIMDTLNELTTVIPKGSNPVIHSDQGWHYQLNYYTDRLSEDGFIQSMSRKGNCLDNAPIESFFHLFKTECLNGFPPCKDMKEFRKLSKEYVDWFNNRRISRKTKGMTPREYREHALSA from the coding sequence ATCAATGACCCTGTTCGGAACTTCAAAGGACGCAAAAAAACACAAATAGTTGATCAGATCAGGGTAGAACAAGAGTCTCTTCCAAAAGCAGAACGGTATAAGATAGGCGATATTCTTAAGGCCATTGGACTTAAAAAGGCCACTTACCATGATGAGCGTAAACGTATCAAAAATCATGTAGATAAGTACAAAGATATAAAAACTGAAATATTAAAAATTACTGAAAGTGGAAAATGTCGTGGACGCCTAACCTACGGTTATCGTCGCGTACAAGAAGGATTAATTAAACTAGATATTCACATAGCAGATGCCGTAGCTCGTCGCTTGATGAATGAGTTAAATGTTCAAGTAAATCTTTATAATCGTCATAAAAATGGAAAGTATTCCTCATATAAAGGAACTGTTGGAAAGGTCGCACACAACATTTTACATCAACAGTTTAATGAAACTGAGCCCTTTAAAGTCCTGCATACAGATGTCACACAAGTTCGTTTAAGGGATAACGAATGGGCTTATGTTTCCGCAATTACCGACGAGGCAAGCAAAGAAGTTCTAGCGTTCCAAGTAAGTAATAGTCCCAATAGTAAATTAATTATGGATACATTAAATGAATTAACGACAGTTATACCTAAAGGAAGCAACCCAGTGATACATTCAGATCAAGGCTGGCATTATCAACTAAATTATTATACTGATAGGCTTTCTGAAGATGGATTTATACAGAGCATGTCTCGCAAAGGAAATTGTCTCGACAATGCGCCAATCGAAAGTTTCTTTCATCTATTCAAAACAGAATGTCTCAATGGATTTCCACCTTGTAAAGATATGAAAGAATTTAGGAAACTTTCTAAGGAGTACGTCGATTGGTTTAACAATCGACGCATCTCAAGAAAAACAAAAGGCATGACTCCCCGCGAATACAGGGAACATGCCTTATCAGCTTAA
- a CDS encoding helix-turn-helix domain-containing protein, with translation MVKYSSKLKAEVVGEYLQGRTSMQSLSEKHNLPKRQVSFWIQKYRLSGVDSLKRKKTKRSFSAEFKIDVINYYQTHDETLAEVSARFDVNKCQISSWRTAFNKHGIEALKSHPKGRKSKVKNDKKKLRHLINKNELDQLREELAKKNQELYDTKLENDILKKSMTLFGTSKDAKKHK, from the coding sequence ATGGTTAAATACAGTTCAAAATTAAAGGCAGAGGTTGTTGGTGAATACCTCCAAGGTAGAACCAGCATGCAAAGTCTCTCAGAGAAACATAATTTACCTAAACGGCAAGTCAGTTTCTGGATTCAAAAATATCGCTTAAGCGGCGTAGACTCGCTTAAGCGAAAAAAAACTAAACGGAGCTTTTCAGCTGAATTTAAAATTGATGTGATAAACTACTATCAAACTCATGATGAAACTTTAGCTGAAGTATCCGCCAGATTTGATGTTAACAAGTGTCAGATTAGTTCCTGGAGAACGGCATTCAATAAACATGGCATAGAAGCCTTGAAGTCTCATCCGAAAGGCAGAAAATCCAAAGTGAAAAATGATAAAAAGAAATTACGTCATTTAATAAACAAGAATGAATTAGATCAACTTCGCGAGGAACTCGCAAAGAAGAATCAAGAATTATATGACACAAAGTTGGAGAATGATATTTTAAAAAAATCAATGACCCTGTTCGGAACTTCAAAGGACGCAAAAAAACACAAATAG
- the nrdF gene encoding class 1b ribonucleoside-diphosphate reductase subunit beta, which translates to MVDTYYKSMNWNKLEDQIDKETWEKLTSQFWLDTRIPLSNDLDDWRTLSPAEHTVVGHVFGGLTLLDTLQSQDGIQAMLKDTRTQAETAVFNNIEFMESVHAKSYSSIFSTLNTAEEIDEIFEWTDHNEYLQKKAKFINDIYQNGTPLQKKVASVFLESFLFYSGFYTPLYYLGNNKLANVAEIIKLIIRDESVHGTYIGYKFQLGFNELSDDKKSELKDWMYDLLYTLYDNEEKYTRELYKEVGWVDEVLVFLRYNANKALMNLGQEPLFPDGNAEDVNPIVMNGISTGTSNHDFFSQVGNGYLMGKVEAMKDSDYDIGRTGDNKTPDDSSLFNRVKKLK; encoded by the coding sequence ATGGTCGATACATACTACAAATCAATGAACTGGAATAAGCTGGAAGACCAAATTGATAAGGAAACTTGGGAAAAATTAACTTCTCAATTTTGGCTAGATACTAGAATACCTTTATCAAATGACCTCGATGATTGGCGTACCCTCAGTCCAGCTGAACATACAGTCGTTGGACACGTCTTTGGCGGTTTGACTTTACTTGATACTTTACAATCGCAAGACGGTATTCAAGCTATGCTAAAGGATACTAGAACCCAAGCTGAAACGGCCGTCTTCAACAATATTGAGTTTATGGAGTCAGTTCATGCTAAGAGTTATTCATCTATTTTTAGTACCCTGAACACAGCCGAAGAAATTGATGAAATTTTTGAATGGACTGATCATAATGAATATCTTCAAAAGAAAGCTAAATTCATTAACGATATTTACCAAAATGGAACTCCACTTCAAAAGAAAGTCGCAAGTGTTTTCCTAGAAAGCTTCCTCTTTTATTCCGGTTTCTATACTCCTCTTTACTATCTAGGTAATAACAAGTTAGCTAACGTAGCTGAAATTATTAAATTAATTATTCGCGATGAATCAGTTCACGGAACTTATATCGGTTATAAATTCCAATTAGGTTTCAACGAATTGAGTGATGATAAAAAGTCAGAATTAAAAGATTGGATGTACGATTTACTCTATACTTTGTATGATAACGAAGAAAAATATACTCGTGAACTCTACAAAGAGGTTGGTTGGGTCGATGAAGTTTTGGTCTTCCTTCGTTATAACGCTAATAAAGCTTTGATGAATCTTGGTCAAGAGCCACTATTCCCCGATGGTAATGCTGAAGATGTCAATCCGATCGTTATGAACGGGATTTCAACTGGAACCAGCAATCATGATTTCTTCTCACAAGTAGGTAATGGTTACCTGATGGGAAAAGTTGAAGCCATGAAAGATTCAGACTATGATATCGGACGAACCGGCGACAACAAGACACCCGATGATAGTTCTCTTTTCAATCGCGTTAAGAAACTTAAATAA
- the nrdE gene encoding class 1b ribonucleoside-diphosphate reductase subunit alpha has product MGLNNLDATKLSYFKLNNEINIPVDDKIPLNKDKEAVKAFFAENVEPNTKNFASFKERLNYLVKNDYIEKNVLDEYSYDFIEELYQNLLDQHFQFQSFMAAYKFYNQYALKTNDGDFYLENYEMRILFNALLYANGDQNLAKNLATEMIAQRYQPATPSFLNAGRKRRGEYVSCFLLQVTDDMNSIGRTINSALQLSRIGGGVGITLTNLRESGSPIKNVDNSSSGVLPVMKLLEDSFSYSNQLGQRQGAGAVYLNVFHPDIIEFLSAKKENADEKIRVKTLSLGVIVPDKYYELVRNNEDMYLFSPYSVERVYGVPFSYVDITKEYDNMVNDDRIKKYKIDARELEDEISKLQQESGYPYVLNIDTVNRDNPIDGKIIMSNLCTEIQQVQVPSELNDAQEYVKLGTDVSCNLGSTNILNMMQSPDFGKSIRSMTRALTFVSDASNISSVPPVAHGNQMSHSIGLGAMGLHTYLACHHLEYGSPEAIEFINVYFMLLNYWTLVESNNIAKERHETFSNFEKSKYADGSYFDKYVQKSFAPKSDLVKKLFKDIEIPEIADWQELKQKVMRDGLYNAYRMAVAPTGSISYINNTSASLQPVTRLVEERQEKKNGKLYFPAPFLSNDTIKYYKSAYDTDMRKVIDTYASAQEHIDQGMSLTLFMRSEIPEGLYEWKDEPKQTTRDLSILRNYAYYKGIKSLYYVRTFTENNDEIGSNECESCSI; this is encoded by the coding sequence TTGGGATTAAATAACCTTGATGCAACCAAGCTCAGCTACTTTAAATTAAATAACGAAATCAACATCCCCGTGGATGATAAAATTCCTTTAAACAAAGATAAAGAAGCTGTTAAAGCTTTTTTTGCTGAGAACGTAGAACCAAATACTAAAAACTTTGCTTCTTTCAAAGAACGCCTTAACTACCTTGTTAAAAATGATTATATAGAAAAAAACGTTTTAGATGAATATTCATATGATTTCATTGAAGAACTCTATCAAAACCTATTAGATCAACATTTTCAATTCCAATCATTTATGGCCGCTTACAAGTTTTACAACCAATACGCCCTAAAAACAAACGACGGCGACTTCTATCTTGAAAATTATGAGATGAGAATCCTTTTTAATGCCCTTTTATATGCTAATGGTGATCAAAACTTAGCTAAAAATTTGGCCACTGAAATGATTGCCCAACGCTACCAACCCGCTACACCATCGTTTTTGAATGCTGGTAGAAAGCGCCGTGGCGAATATGTTTCTTGTTTCTTATTACAAGTTACTGACGACATGAACAGTATCGGACGAACCATCAATAGTGCTTTGCAACTATCAAGAATCGGTGGCGGTGTCGGTATTACTCTTACTAATTTACGTGAATCTGGCTCACCAATTAAAAATGTCGACAATTCTTCATCTGGAGTTTTACCCGTTATGAAATTATTGGAAGACAGTTTTAGTTACAGTAATCAGCTTGGTCAAAGACAAGGTGCTGGTGCCGTTTATCTTAACGTCTTCCATCCTGATATCATTGAATTCCTTTCAGCTAAAAAAGAAAATGCTGATGAGAAGATCCGTGTAAAGACTCTCTCCTTAGGAGTCATCGTTCCTGATAAATATTACGAATTAGTTCGTAACAATGAAGACATGTATCTTTTCAGTCCTTATTCCGTTGAACGAGTTTACGGCGTACCCTTCTCATACGTTGATATTACAAAAGAGTATGACAATATGGTCAATGACGACCGGATTAAAAAGTACAAGATCGATGCTCGTGAATTAGAAGACGAAATCAGTAAACTTCAACAAGAATCAGGTTATCCTTATGTCTTAAATATCGATACCGTTAACCGTGACAATCCTATTGACGGTAAGATCATTATGAGTAATCTCTGTACCGAAATTCAACAAGTACAAGTCCCTTCAGAGTTAAACGATGCTCAAGAATACGTTAAATTAGGAACAGATGTCAGTTGTAATCTAGGATCGACCAATATTTTGAACATGATGCAAAGCCCTGACTTTGGAAAATCTATTCGATCCATGACTAGGGCCCTAACTTTTGTCAGTGACGCTTCTAATATTAGTTCCGTTCCACCAGTCGCTCATGGTAATCAAATGAGCCATTCAATCGGTTTAGGTGCAATGGGACTGCATACATATTTAGCTTGCCATCATCTCGAATATGGCTCTCCTGAGGCAATTGAATTTATCAATGTTTACTTCATGTTGCTTAATTACTGGACCTTGGTTGAAAGCAACAACATTGCTAAAGAACGTCATGAAACCTTTAGTAATTTTGAAAAATCAAAATATGCTGATGGATCATACTTCGATAAATACGTTCAAAAGAGTTTTGCTCCTAAATCAGATTTAGTTAAAAAGTTATTTAAGGATATTGAAATTCCTGAAATAGCTGATTGGCAAGAATTGAAACAAAAAGTTATGCGTGATGGTCTTTATAACGCCTATCGTATGGCTGTTGCCCCTACTGGATCTATCTCTTATATCAACAACACTAGTGCAAGTTTACAACCCGTTACCCGTTTGGTTGAAGAGAGACAAGAAAAGAAGAATGGTAAGTTATACTTCCCAGCACCTTTCTTAAGTAATGACACTATCAAATATTACAAATCAGCTTACGATACCGATATGAGAAAAGTCATAGATACTTATGCTTCCGCACAAGAGCACATTGATCAAGGAATGAGTTTAACTCTCTTTATGCGTTCTGAGATTCCTGAAGGACTTTATGAATGGAAAGATGAACCTAAACAGACAACTCGTGATTTAAGTATTTTACGTAACTATGCCTATTACAAAGGAATTAAATCACTTTACTACGTTAGAACCTTTACCGAAAACAATGACGAAATTGGCAGTAATGAATGTGAAAGCTGCTCAATCTAG
- the nrdI gene encoding class Ib ribonucleoside-diphosphate reductase assembly flavoprotein NrdI — protein sequence MKEIAYYSITGQTKRFVNKLGIDGYEITDADPFFKMGRPFILIVPAYDDDMMDPVIDFLQYEDNAKNCVGVAGGGNRNFNTLYNHTAKDIAHGLDVPVVFEFEFNGTQKDVENFKKAVNKIGIK from the coding sequence ATGAAAGAAATAGCTTATTATTCTATCACCGGACAAACTAAACGTTTCGTTAATAAGCTAGGAATAGATGGTTACGAAATAACCGACGCCGATCCTTTTTTTAAAATGGGTCGGCCATTTATTCTTATTGTACCTGCTTATGACGACGATATGATGGATCCTGTCATCGACTTTCTTCAATATGAAGATAATGCCAAGAATTGTGTTGGTGTTGCTGGCGGCGGGAATCGTAATTTCAACACCTTATATAATCACACAGCCAAAGACATTGCTCACGGTCTTGACGTTCCAGTTGTTTTTGAATTTGAATTCAATGGAACTCAAAAAGATGTCGAAAACTTTAAGAAAGCAGTGAATAAAATTGGGATTAAATAA
- the nrdH gene encoding glutaredoxin-like protein NrdH yields the protein MNNVIVYSKNNCMQCKMTKRYLKEHNVSFEERNINQDPQYLDALKQQGFKSVPVVMNSSSDPIVGFRPDSLKELVG from the coding sequence ATGAATAATGTAATCGTATATAGTAAAAATAACTGCATGCAATGCAAGATGACTAAAAGATATCTTAAGGAACACAATGTTTCTTTTGAGGAAAGAAATATCAATCAGGACCCACAATATCTTGATGCTTTAAAACAACAAGGCTTTAAGAGCGTACCGGTTGTAATGAACTCTTCTAGCGACCCTATCGTTGGCTTTCGTCCAGACAGCCTTAAAGAATTGGTGGGTTAA
- a CDS encoding LVIS_2131 family protein produces the protein MNSWNFVGIIAWIIVIALLIFVVFNIRNRHLKILVEKKKKITWTTILTDLLEIVVVILAVSGLLYTSLFTKVDLTNQDDVAVTYKYNPMIVQTTEDGQGYYVRINKKESSSATDVYQYWLNNTKYTVSSQNSTISDATLPFTVSGLHLDWPMKKIKKMDSRYQNAYVITVQAKYKNNFINGLGLKANRFAMEYRVLRVPARSFINVAK, from the coding sequence ATGAATTCTTGGAATTTTGTGGGAATTATTGCATGGATCATCGTGATTGCATTGTTGATCTTTGTAGTATTTAATATTAGAAATCGTCATTTAAAGATTCTTGTAGAAAAGAAGAAAAAAATAACTTGGACAACTATTCTAACAGATTTATTAGAAATCGTTGTAGTAATATTAGCGGTCAGTGGCTTATTGTATACTAGTTTATTTACGAAGGTTGATTTAACTAATCAAGATGATGTCGCTGTCACTTATAAATATAATCCAATGATTGTTCAGACAACTGAGGATGGTCAAGGCTATTACGTTAGAATCAATAAAAAGGAATCCAGTTCAGCGACAGATGTTTATCAGTATTGGTTGAACAATACAAAATATACTGTATCAAGTCAAAACTCAACTATATCTGATGCGACATTACCGTTTACTGTATCAGGTTTACATTTGGATTGGCCAATGAAAAAGATTAAAAAAATGGATTCACGTTATCAAAATGCATACGTTATAACTGTTCAAGCTAAATATAAGAATAATTTTATTAATGGATTAGGATTGAAAGCTAATCGTTTTGCCATGGAGTACCGTGTGTTAAGAGTACCAGCACGTTCATTTATTAATGTAGCTAAATAA
- a CDS encoding guanylate kinase gives MDKKIIVITGASGTGKTTISKYLKDTYHIPSVITHTTRLPREGEKDGIDYHFETKESFFKNHYLEKVEYSGHWYGSSEESLKKTWEKYDAVSIVVDTKGAISYKKKYGKNAVVIFLEVSFDKVTQRLKKRGDDQSRLSTRINSEEFQRDLKIPCELVNECYKITNDNIKKTEEKVNNILKSEKIK, from the coding sequence ATGGATAAAAAAATCATCGTTATTACTGGTGCCAGCGGGACAGGTAAAACAACCATTAGCAAATATTTGAAAGATACTTATCATATACCAAGTGTCATAACTCACACTACTAGATTACCACGTGAAGGCGAAAAAGATGGCATTGATTATCATTTTGAGACAAAAGAGTCTTTTTTCAAGAATCATTATTTAGAAAAAGTTGAATATAGTGGTCATTGGTACGGTTCATCTGAGGAGAGTCTAAAGAAGACTTGGGAAAAGTATGATGCGGTAAGTATCGTGGTTGATACGAAAGGTGCTATCTCATATAAGAAGAAATATGGGAAAAACGCTGTCGTAATTTTTCTAGAAGTTAGTTTTGATAAAGTAACACAAAGACTCAAAAAGCGTGGGGATGATCAGAGCCGGTTGTCAACGAGAATAAACAGCGAAGAATTTCAACGTGATTTAAAAATTCCATGTGAATTAGTTAATGAATGTTATAAAATTACTAATGATAATATTAAAAAAACTGAGGAAAAAGTTAATAATATCTTGAAAAGTGAAAAAATCAAATAA
- a CDS encoding C40 family peptidase, with amino-acid sequence MNTNVKKSLISFTAAAALAVTGLGLSNASSAKADTVIQNAPSVVRTKNESALFRTPSSASKITGRALASNTSWRVAKAVQDDNGTTWYLVGSNEWLSSADVATTAAVTESASTTNTTTTNSSTTTTASSAENVINTAKKYLGTPYVWGGKTPAGFDCSGFTSYVYSQATGKSIGGYTVAQESAGTQESVSQASAGDLLFWGSKGSTYHVAIYLGNNQYIAAPQPGESVKISSISGYFMPSFAVKVL; translated from the coding sequence TTGAATACAAACGTTAAAAAGAGTCTAATTTCATTTACAGCTGCTGCAGCTTTGGCAGTTACAGGTTTGGGTCTATCAAATGCATCATCAGCAAAGGCTGATACAGTTATTCAAAACGCACCTTCAGTCGTTCGTACAAAGAACGAATCAGCATTATTCAGAACACCATCATCAGCTTCAAAAATTACTGGTCGTGCACTTGCTTCAAATACTAGCTGGCGTGTAGCTAAGGCTGTTCAAGATGACAATGGTACAACATGGTACCTTGTTGGATCAAACGAATGGTTAAGTAGTGCAGATGTAGCAACAACTGCTGCTGTTACAGAATCAGCTTCAACAACAAATACTACAACTACAAATTCTTCAACAACAACTACAGCTTCATCAGCTGAAAATGTTATCAATACTGCTAAGAAGTACCTTGGCACACCATATGTATGGGGTGGTAAGACACCTGCAGGATTTGACTGTTCAGGTTTCACATCATACGTTTACAGCCAAGCAACTGGTAAGAGTATTGGTGGATACACTGTAGCTCAAGAAAGTGCCGGTACACAAGAATCTGTTTCTCAAGCATCAGCTGGAGACCTTCTATTCTGGGGTAGCAAAGGTTCAACTTACCATGTAGCTATCTACTTAGGTAACAACCAATATATCGCTGCACCACAACCTGGTGAATCAGTTAAGATTTCATCAATCTCAGGTTACTTCATGCCTTCATTCGCTGTTAAGGTTCTATAA
- a CDS encoding ribose-5-phosphate isomerase A, which translates to MEKLIEQAKSLIKPQMSVSFGGGRTVGRLIKAVKGLDIKVSSPSEMTRQLCLELNIPVVPLEQVKKFDLAFDGCDSIDSNLNVLKSNGGIHTLEKLYGNLADRYIILAPESRQTEELDAKIPLCLEVLDLAIPQVVNEVEKLNGQIKIRQSSDIAGMVRTVNGNSLVDCYFDNWQNIAEINDKLTKMTGVLGTSYFEIVTDAFLATDDDVIHLQK; encoded by the coding sequence ATGGAAAAATTAATTGAGCAAGCTAAGTCTCTAATTAAACCCCAGATGAGCGTTAGTTTTGGTGGTGGAAGAACGGTCGGGCGATTGATTAAAGCCGTTAAAGGATTGGATATAAAGGTTTCAAGTCCTTCAGAGATGACACGTCAACTTTGTTTGGAATTGAATATTCCAGTAGTACCATTAGAACAAGTAAAAAAATTTGATTTAGCATTCGATGGTTGCGATAGTATTGATTCTAATTTGAATGTTTTAAAGAGTAATGGTGGAATTCATACTTTGGAAAAATTGTATGGTAATTTAGCTGATCGTTATATTATTTTAGCTCCAGAATCTCGTCAAACTGAAGAATTAGATGCAAAAATACCATTGTGCTTAGAAGTTTTAGATTTGGCGATACCACAAGTAGTCAATGAAGTAGAAAAACTAAATGGTCAAATTAAAATTCGCCAATCCAGTGACATAGCTGGAATGGTTAGAACCGTAAATGGCAATAGTTTAGTAGACTGTTATTTTGATAACTGGCAAAATATCGCTGAAATAAATGATAAATTAACAAAAATGACAGGTGTATTAGGAACATCTTATTTTGAAATTGTGACGGATGCATTTTTGGCTACAGATGATGATGTGATTCATTTGCAAAAATAG
- a CDS encoding glycoside-pentoside-hexuronide (GPH):cation symporter encodes MNRWKTSLTERISYGLSDAADNLVFQMMTTYLLFFYTDVFGLNANEVAILFVVARTADVFESLIIGVMIDNTHSRWGKSRPFFLWYSFPYVIFAVLTFVTPNFLPHSGKLIWAYVTYLGLGFFYTAVNLPITSILPTMTNNEQETTLLGVIRQFFGSSVQIIVAVFTIPLVSLFGKGNQQKGFLGTIILFGIISLALILNTFFHVRERYTNKEISHQPLKEVWKMLKQNKPWIVISIVIFLYWLTTAIKNQTTIYYFKYVLNDENLVSLANSFTFTALIGVVAIYFISAKLGKKNTMLLGIVTAFIGQIIITFGAYSKVLPTIFTGIFINGIGGGFIIGLVSIMIADTIRYGTSMGIQAEGVLASTDDFGVNLGLGLGGLITAESLQISGYVSNKTQSAATISAINLNYALIPLVLYLVMFLILLAYNEKEIQKAIN; translated from the coding sequence TTGAATAGATGGAAAACTTCACTAACTGAACGAATCAGTTATGGCTTAAGTGACGCCGCAGATAACTTAGTTTTTCAAATGATGACCACTTATCTATTATTTTTCTATACCGATGTTTTTGGACTAAACGCTAATGAAGTCGCAATTCTTTTTGTTGTCGCCAGAACTGCCGACGTATTTGAAAGTCTGATTATCGGTGTCATGATTGATAACACGCATTCCCGCTGGGGAAAAAGTCGTCCGTTCTTTTTGTGGTACTCATTTCCATACGTCATTTTTGCTGTACTAACCTTCGTTACTCCTAATTTTCTCCCACATTCCGGAAAATTGATTTGGGCTTATGTAACTTATTTAGGTCTAGGATTCTTCTATACAGCAGTTAATTTACCAATTACATCAATCCTACCGACTATGACTAATAATGAGCAGGAAACTACGCTTTTGGGAGTCATCAGACAATTTTTCGGTAGTTCTGTACAAATTATCGTAGCTGTCTTTACAATTCCTTTAGTAAGTTTATTTGGTAAAGGAAATCAACAAAAGGGCTTCTTAGGAACCATAATTCTTTTTGGAATAATCTCTCTAGCTTTGATTCTTAATACCTTCTTCCACGTTCGTGAGCGCTATACGAACAAAGAGATTAGTCATCAACCGCTCAAAGAAGTTTGGAAAATGCTAAAACAAAATAAACCTTGGATAGTTATATCCATCGTCATTTTCTTGTACTGGCTGACCACCGCTATTAAAAATCAGACTACCATTTATTACTTTAAGTACGTTCTTAACGATGAAAATTTGGTTTCCCTTGCCAACAGTTTCACCTTCACCGCTTTAATCGGGGTTGTAGCCATCTACTTTATCTCTGCTAAATTGGGAAAGAAAAACACGATGCTATTAGGCATTGTTACTGCCTTTATCGGTCAAATTATTATTACATTTGGAGCCTATTCAAAAGTTTTGCCAACAATCTTCACTGGTATCTTTATCAACGGTATCGGTGGTGGATTCATCATTGGACTAGTTTCAATCATGATTGCTGATACCATCCGTTATGGTACTTCTATGGGCATTCAAGCTGAGGGCGTCCTTGCTTCAACTGATGATTTCGGCGTCAATTTAGGACTAGGTCTAGGTGGTTTGATTACCGCTGAATCCCTACAGATATCAGGATATGTCTCCAACAAAACTCAAAGCGCTGCCACAATTTCAGCTATTAACTTAAATTATGCTTTGATCCCCTTAGTTCTATACTTAGTCATGTTTCTAATTCTCTTGGCCTATAACGAAAAAGAGATTCAAAAGGCAATTAATTAG
- a CDS encoding DUF1440 domain-containing protein, which produces MHLNKAQKVDLKAAIIAGTAAGVISGFVKLGWENVLPPRTPERDAVNPPQTLMEQFGIPKKITRGTYTYSEQKMPWASFLMHFGFSTSFAVIYEVLSEYKPFLRKGSGAIFGLAIWVAFHIGIMPMMKTVPNPKDQPSEEHISEALGHIAWMWTNDIVGRELYRRLTAKK; this is translated from the coding sequence ATGCATTTGAATAAAGCACAAAAAGTAGATTTAAAAGCAGCAATCATTGCTGGTACAGCTGCAGGAGTTATTTCAGGATTCGTCAAATTAGGTTGGGAAAATGTTTTGCCTCCCCGTACTCCAGAACGTGATGCCGTAAATCCTCCACAGACTTTAATGGAACAATTCGGTATTCCTAAGAAGATTACTCGTGGTACTTATACCTATTCGGAACAAAAAATGCCTTGGGCTAGTTTTCTAATGCACTTTGGTTTCTCCACTTCATTTGCTGTTATTTATGAAGTTCTTTCTGAATACAAACCATTTCTCAGAAAAGGTTCCGGCGCTATTTTCGGTCTTGCCATCTGGGTTGCCTTCCATATCGGTATTATGCCAATGATGAAGACTGTTCCAAATCCCAAAGACCAGCCTAGTGAAGAACATATTTCCGAAGCTCTCGGTCACATCGCCTGGATGTGGACAAACGATATCGTCGGTCGTGAGCTTTATCGTCGTCTAACTGCGAAGAAATAA